The proteins below come from a single Chryseobacterium sp. MA9 genomic window:
- a CDS encoding monovalent cation:proton antiporter-2 (CPA2) family protein, with the protein MESSLAMNTLIFLGVAIIMVPLARKLGLSSVIGYILGGIIIGPYVLKLTGNNVNDIMHASEFGVIMLLFLVGLELEPRKFWEMRKKIMGLGLSQMALTILLLFLVFISVGWRVDKAITIAMCFALSSTAIVLQTLQEKNNLKTTAGEASFSTLLFQDISVIPILAILPIVANYKAKHHDNEIQILIQKLPEWLQAGTVIFGVVLLILLGRYVFVPFLRYVSKSGMTELLTASSLFLVIGVSELMVVIGLSPALGAFLAGVMLANSEFRHELEAQIDPFKGLLLAVFFVSVGSTINFNVIQKDPLFIFSTVFAVLAVKFVVLYTIGKFFRIDTPQSFFYAFALSQVGEFAFVLLNYASDLYLLGPEMNAQMMAVTAITMCITPILLIINEKFITPKFIKEIPEEEHDYNILGSDVIQKKIIIVGFGHFGSTVGRLLKANKISATVLDRDSDRVKLLRSYGFKVYYGDATRIPILRAAGIEDAEILVLCLDDPDDNKFIAELVREHYPEVKIFVRAKNRIDAYDYLNSGVNHIYRETLGTAVDMAVDVLHETGMRKYAARRMGQRFMAIDKASIRKLAKMKENDDDITLFTTKEILQREEDLLAYDNLNFDNKNWEGSSSTDEEDEEESQD; encoded by the coding sequence ATGGAATCCAGCTTAGCGATGAACACATTAATTTTCCTGGGTGTAGCTATTATTATGGTTCCATTGGCCAGGAAATTGGGGTTAAGCTCTGTAATCGGCTATATTTTAGGGGGAATTATTATAGGACCTTATGTGCTTAAACTTACAGGAAACAATGTCAATGACATCATGCATGCCAGCGAGTTTGGAGTCATCATGTTATTATTTCTGGTAGGACTGGAACTCGAGCCCCGAAAATTCTGGGAAATGCGAAAGAAAATAATGGGCTTGGGACTTTCTCAGATGGCACTCACTATTTTATTACTTTTCTTAGTATTCATCAGTGTAGGCTGGAGGGTAGATAAAGCAATTACTATTGCCATGTGTTTTGCATTATCTTCAACGGCAATTGTTCTGCAGACATTGCAGGAAAAGAATAATCTCAAAACCACAGCAGGAGAAGCCTCATTCTCTACCTTACTGTTTCAGGATATTTCGGTAATCCCTATTTTGGCAATACTGCCTATTGTAGCGAACTATAAAGCCAAGCATCATGATAATGAAATTCAGATCCTCATCCAAAAGCTGCCGGAGTGGCTTCAGGCCGGGACTGTAATTTTTGGAGTTGTCCTGCTTATTTTACTAGGCAGGTATGTCTTTGTTCCTTTTTTACGCTATGTTTCAAAATCGGGGATGACAGAACTGTTGACAGCCTCTTCCCTATTCCTTGTTATTGGGGTTTCGGAGCTGATGGTTGTTATTGGTCTTTCTCCGGCACTGGGAGCTTTCCTTGCAGGGGTAATGCTTGCCAACAGTGAGTTTCGCCATGAGCTGGAAGCGCAGATCGATCCTTTCAAAGGACTGCTGTTAGCCGTTTTCTTCGTTAGTGTAGGATCAACTATCAATTTTAATGTTATTCAGAAAGATCCATTATTTATCTTCAGTACTGTCTTCGCTGTACTGGCTGTAAAATTTGTTGTTCTATACACTATTGGAAAGTTTTTCAGGATAGATACTCCTCAGAGTTTTTTTTATGCATTTGCCCTGTCTCAGGTAGGAGAATTTGCATTTGTACTGCTCAATTATGCATCGGATCTTTATCTTTTAGGACCTGAAATGAATGCTCAAATGATGGCAGTTACTGCAATTACCATGTGTATCACTCCAATTCTTTTAATCATTAATGAGAAGTTCATTACTCCGAAATTCATCAAAGAAATTCCCGAAGAAGAACATGATTATAACATTCTTGGTAGTGATGTTATTCAAAAGAAGATCATTATTGTAGGTTTTGGGCACTTTGGAAGCACAGTGGGACGCCTTTTAAAGGCCAATAAAATATCAGCTACTGTTTTGGACCGTGATTCTGACCGTGTAAAACTGCTCAGAAGCTATGGTTTTAAAGTATATTATGGCGATGCTACCAGAATTCCCATTTTAAGAGCTGCAGGAATTGAAGATGCGGAAATTTTGGTTTTATGTCTGGATGATCCGGATGATAACAAATTCATTGCAGAGCTGGTACGTGAACATTATCCTGAGGTGAAAATTTTTGTAAGAGCGAAAAACAGGATTGACGCTTATGATTATCTTAACAGCGGGGTCAATCATATCTACCGTGAGACATTAGGAACAGCAGTAGACATGGCTGTGGATGTACTTCATGAAACAGGAATGAGGAAATATGCTGCGAGGCGTATGGGGCAAAGGTTTATGGCTATTGATAAGGCATCCATCAGAAAGCTGGCCAAAATGAAGGAAAATGATGATGATATTACGCTGTTTACCACAAAAGAAATCCTCCAGCGGGAGGAGGATTTATTGGCTTATGATAATCTTAATTTTGATAATAAAAATTGGGAAGGATCCTCATCCACCGATGAAGAAGACGAAGAGGAATCCCAGGATTAG
- a CDS encoding NAD(P)H-dependent oxidoreductase — protein sequence MKKTLVVFAHPYLEHSNSNVELINFYVRHQHYTLRDLYEEYPDFHIAAFRERKRLKNYERFVFQFPLIWFGMPPLLRLWIDEVFDRDWLKEGEYNPLEGKEVYILVTTGGKERSFSKTGTYQYTIDELISGLIVSLKVFKADIKHIKIVYEANKLSKKEIILHKKEFTELLNQ from the coding sequence ATGAAGAAGACGCTGGTAGTATTTGCACACCCTTACCTGGAGCACTCCAATTCGAATGTAGAGCTCATCAATTTCTACGTTCGCCACCAGCATTATACCCTAAGAGATCTTTACGAAGAATATCCTGACTTTCATATTGCAGCTTTCAGAGAAAGAAAGCGTCTTAAAAATTACGAACGCTTTGTTTTCCAGTTTCCCCTGATATGGTTTGGAATGCCCCCTCTTCTCAGATTATGGATTGATGAAGTTTTCGACAGAGACTGGCTGAAAGAGGGTGAGTACAATCCCCTGGAAGGAAAAGAAGTCTATATACTGGTAACCACCGGCGGAAAAGAAAGATCATTCAGCAAAACCGGCACCTATCAATACACCATAGATGAGCTGATCAGCGGGCTCATTGTTTCTTTAAAGGTTTTCAAAGCCGATATCAAGCATATCAAGATCGTGTACGAAGCCAATAAGCTGTCTAAAAAAGAAATTATCCTGCATAAAAAAGAATTTACAGAACTCCTCAATCAATAA
- a CDS encoding YgcG family protein: MKLRSLKIVFSFLLLCFYTFVSAQYTIPEKPAVLYPVFDEANLLSQQEKDALNNKLIKFADTTSTEIEVVIIRSTKGEDINFLATMFGQKWKIGKKGVDNGVVFLIATEDRTMSIQQGRAVEQYLTASVAGQILDYIVTPNFKKGLWYDGINGGTSAIMEAVQGKFKPVATTAPSGNGSAFKVLIIAFIIFIIIAILFGNRGGGRGGNNDDDDDVIITRRGRRNYPGGFFPFPGSFGGGGFGGGSSGGGGGFGGFGGGGSFGGGGASGGW, from the coding sequence ATGAAATTACGTTCTCTTAAAATAGTATTTTCATTTTTATTGCTTTGCTTTTACACTTTTGTATCAGCACAATACACTATTCCCGAAAAACCTGCCGTTCTTTATCCTGTTTTTGATGAAGCCAATCTGCTTTCTCAGCAGGAAAAAGATGCCCTTAATAATAAACTGATCAAGTTTGCAGATACTACCTCAACGGAAATTGAAGTAGTGATCATCCGCTCTACCAAAGGAGAGGATATCAACTTTCTGGCAACCATGTTTGGGCAGAAATGGAAAATCGGAAAAAAAGGGGTGGATAACGGTGTGGTTTTTCTTATCGCAACGGAAGACAGAACAATGTCTATCCAGCAAGGTCGTGCTGTAGAACAATACCTTACCGCTTCAGTAGCAGGACAGATTTTAGATTATATTGTCACGCCTAATTTTAAGAAAGGGCTTTGGTACGATGGAATCAATGGGGGAACCTCAGCTATTATGGAGGCTGTTCAGGGGAAATTCAAACCTGTAGCAACAACGGCTCCTTCTGGTAATGGAAGCGCTTTTAAAGTTCTTATTATCGCTTTTATTATTTTCATCATTATTGCCATACTTTTCGGTAACAGAGGAGGCGGACGTGGTGGAAATAATGACGACGACGATGATGTGATCATTACAAGAAGAGGACGTAGAAATTATCCCGGTGGTTTCTTCCCATTCCCTGGCAGCTTTGGAGGAGGTGGCTTTGGCGGTGGAAGTTCCGGCGGCGGTGGCGGATTCGGAGGCTTTGGCGGTGGCGGAAGTTTTGGAGGCGGTGGTGCATCTGGCGGATGGTAA
- a CDS encoding TPM domain-containing protein — protein sequence MGNFLTNQQIASLVEAIQSAEDHSTGEIRVHIDSNTDSRDAKTAFEVFKKLDMDKTAERNAVLFHVNFEQKYLTIIGDIGIHEKVKQSYWDHLHDYITAEFAKGHYYQALKSAILETGLELKKHFPVEGENPNQLSNEITFS from the coding sequence ATGGGTAATTTCCTAACAAATCAACAGATCGCTTCCCTAGTGGAAGCGATTCAGTCTGCGGAAGATCATTCTACGGGAGAGATCAGGGTACATATTGATTCCAATACGGATAGCCGTGATGCTAAGACGGCATTTGAGGTTTTCAAAAAACTCGATATGGATAAAACCGCTGAAAGGAATGCTGTGCTTTTTCATGTCAATTTCGAGCAAAAATATCTGACTATCATTGGAGATATCGGAATCCATGAAAAGGTAAAACAGTCTTACTGGGATCATCTTCACGACTATATTACTGCTGAATTTGCCAAAGGACATTATTACCAGGCACTGAAAAGTGCTATCCTGGAAACAGGACTTGAACTCAAAAAACATTTTCCTGTGGAAGGAGAAAATCCAAACCAACTCTCAAATGAAATTACGTTCTCTTAA
- a CDS encoding LemA family protein, whose amino-acid sequence MKNKGCLGAGTIGIALLIIVAVLFFWGKSGYNNFVTKEQTVNTKWSNVETVYQKRANLIPNLERTVKSYSKFEQETLTQVVEARSKATSINIDPTNMTEADIAKFQAAQGELSGALSRLMAVVESYPNLKADQQYINFQREYTAIENSIRTETVYYNEAAQDYNTSIKTFPNNILANFTNFKEKPYFKADAGAQKAPEVFK is encoded by the coding sequence ATGAAAAATAAAGGATGTTTGGGCGCCGGAACAATTGGTATTGCCCTACTTATCATTGTTGCTGTTCTATTCTTCTGGGGAAAAAGCGGATATAATAATTTCGTAACCAAAGAACAGACAGTCAACACAAAATGGTCAAACGTAGAGACTGTGTATCAGAAAAGAGCGAACCTTATTCCTAACCTGGAAAGAACTGTAAAATCTTATTCAAAATTTGAACAGGAAACTTTGACGCAAGTTGTGGAAGCACGTTCTAAAGCTACTTCTATCAATATTGACCCTACAAACATGACTGAGGCTGATATTGCTAAGTTTCAGGCAGCACAGGGTGAGCTATCCGGAGCATTGAGCCGATTGATGGCTGTAGTAGAGTCTTATCCTAACTTAAAAGCAGACCAGCAGTATATCAACTTCCAAAGAGAATATACCGCTATTGAAAACAGCATCAGAACAGAAACTGTTTATTACAACGAAGCTGCGCAGGATTACAACACCTCTATCAAGACTTTCCCAAATAATATTTTGGCGAATTTTACCAACTTTAAAGAAAAACCTTATTTCAAAGCTGATGCAGGAGCTCAGAAAGCCCCTGAAGTATTCAAATAA
- a CDS encoding dihydrofolate reductase: protein MTTIVVAMGEKNEIGFDNQLLWHLPKDLKHFKDITSGHPIIMGRKTYESIGKPLPNRTNIVVSRKKDWFEEGILIVGSIKEALKFAKKIDDEVFVIGGGNIYEQTIEAVDRLEVTLVKADLEADTFFPKIDPKIWKKTNEICHDKDEKNGYDFCFQTFERIKSE from the coding sequence ATGACAACAATAGTGGTGGCAATGGGAGAGAAAAATGAAATTGGTTTTGATAATCAGTTGCTTTGGCATCTTCCTAAAGATTTAAAACATTTTAAAGATATTACTTCAGGACATCCGATTATAATGGGAAGAAAAACATATGAAAGTATTGGGAAACCTCTTCCGAACCGTACCAATATTGTTGTGTCAAGAAAAAAAGACTGGTTTGAGGAAGGAATCCTTATTGTAGGAAGCATTAAGGAAGCATTGAAGTTTGCTAAAAAGATTGATGATGAAGTTTTTGTTATCGGTGGAGGAAACATCTATGAACAGACTATAGAAGCTGTAGACAGGCTTGAGGTTACTTTGGTGAAAGCAGATCTTGAAGCAGATACATTCTTTCCGAAAATAGATCCGAAAATCTGGAAAAAAACAAACGAAATCTGTCATGATAAAGATGAAAAGAATGGCTATGATTTCTGCTTCCAGACGTTTGAAAGAATTAAGAGTGAATAG
- a CDS encoding DUF2892 domain-containing protein — MNKYIKIAIAALLILAGLYLMIFTRNLGWGIVVFLLAAIPILLFFKNEYILLAFWQLRKQNMEKAGEWLSKITDYKGQLHKTQYGYFHYLLGLTQAQDHPAKVEPFMKKALEYGLNMKHDRAMATLNLAAAAISKGRKQEGQKLLEEAKRLDSAGMMTDQIKMMKDQLKMPTMQKHMHNPNMRNRGKFF, encoded by the coding sequence ATGAATAAGTACATAAAAATTGCAATAGCAGCACTTCTTATCCTGGCAGGACTTTATCTGATGATTTTCACAAGAAATCTTGGATGGGGTATTGTTGTTTTTCTCTTAGCTGCAATCCCGATCTTATTATTTTTTAAAAATGAATATATCCTGTTGGCATTCTGGCAACTGAGAAAACAAAATATGGAAAAAGCCGGCGAGTGGTTGTCAAAAATAACTGATTACAAAGGACAGCTTCATAAAACTCAATATGGATATTTTCACTATTTATTAGGATTGACACAAGCTCAGGATCACCCGGCAAAAGTAGAACCTTTCATGAAAAAAGCTTTGGAATATGGTTTGAATATGAAACACGACAGAGCGATGGCTACTTTAAATCTTGCAGCAGCAGCTATTTCTAAAGGAAGAAAACAGGAAGGGCAGAAATTATTGGAAGAAGCCAAAAGATTAGACAGTGCCGGAATGATGACTGATCAGATCAAAATGATGAAAGATCAGCTGAAGATGCCAACCATGCAGAAGCATATGCATAACCCGAATATGAGAAATAGAGGAAAATTCTTCTAG
- a CDS encoding trimeric intracellular cation channel family protein — protein sequence MHEQFNFAIEVLGTIAFSMSGSFAAMQKRLDPFGVLIIAFVTSVGGGTVRDLLLDIPVFWMHDILMCTLILVTSIFSMIFKSLEKNFKVTLFIFDSFGLGLFTIIGVQKGLNAGIHPMICIALGTITGCFGGIIRDILLNRIPLIFRKEIYATACIVGGAAFLLMTKYTPLSYTFVQVFTIILIVAIRTFAVKYHWQIPKFYGYDQNSEM from the coding sequence ATGCACGAACAGTTCAATTTTGCCATAGAAGTCCTGGGGACCATTGCTTTTTCCATGTCGGGAAGTTTTGCAGCCATGCAAAAACGGCTTGATCCGTTCGGAGTGCTTATTATTGCATTTGTAACTTCTGTGGGAGGCGGAACTGTAAGAGATCTTTTGCTTGATATTCCGGTATTCTGGATGCATGATATTCTGATGTGTACCCTGATCCTGGTGACCAGCATTTTTTCAATGATATTCAAATCTCTTGAGAAAAACTTTAAAGTAACCTTATTTATCTTCGACAGCTTTGGCCTTGGATTATTTACCATTATCGGAGTTCAGAAAGGTTTAAACGCAGGTATACATCCTATGATCTGTATTGCATTAGGAACCATAACAGGTTGTTTCGGAGGGATTATCCGGGATATATTGCTCAACAGGATTCCTTTGATTTTCAGAAAGGAAATTTATGCTACAGCATGTATTGTGGGAGGAGCTGCATTTCTCCTGATGACCAAATACACGCCGCTTTCTTATACTTTTGTACAGGTTTTCACCATTATACTGATTGTTGCCATTCGAACATTTGCTGTAAAGTACCATTGGCAGATACCTAAATTTTATGGTTATGATCAGAACTCAGAAATGTAA
- a CDS encoding four helix bundle protein, which translates to MNQIFRERTKSFSIAIIKTLSSLSYSDDISIIRKQIIRSATSVAANYQAVSRTRSEKEKFAKMPIVVEEIDETQL; encoded by the coding sequence TTGAACCAGATTTTCAGAGAAAGAACGAAAAGTTTTTCTATTGCTATCATTAAAACACTTTCTTCATTATCCTATTCGGACGATATTTCAATAATAAGGAAACAAATTATTCGATCAGCCACTTCTGTAGCTGCTAATTACCAAGCAGTATCCAGAACGAGATCCGAAAAAGAAAAATTTGCTAAGATGCCCATAGTAGTCGAAGAAATTGATGAAACTCAACTTTAG
- the coaD gene encoding pantetheine-phosphate adenylyltransferase — protein MKIAVFPGSFDPITLGHYDIIERAAPLFDKLIIAIGQNSQKKYMFPLEKRMEFIQNSVAEFPNVEVDSFEGLTVDYCFEKNAQYIIRGLRNPADFEFEKAIAHTNRTLAHKKLETVFLLTSSGKSFISSSIVREIITHGGEYELMVPDSVRVER, from the coding sequence ATGAAAATTGCTGTTTTCCCAGGGTCATTTGACCCGATTACACTAGGACATTACGATATTATAGAAAGAGCAGCCCCGCTATTTGATAAATTAATCATCGCCATAGGGCAGAATTCTCAGAAGAAATATATGTTCCCTCTTGAAAAAAGAATGGAATTTATCCAGAATTCCGTAGCAGAATTTCCCAATGTGGAAGTAGATTCATTTGAAGGCTTAACGGTAGACTACTGTTTTGAAAAAAATGCTCAATACATTATCAGAGGATTAAGAAACCCTGCCGATTTTGAATTTGAAAAAGCGATTGCCCATACCAACAGAACTTTAGCCCACAAAAAACTGGAAACGGTATTCTTACTGACCTCTTCTGGAAAATCTTTCATCAGCAGCAGCATCGTAAGAGAAATTATCACCCACGGCGGTGAGTATGAACTGATGGTTCCGGACTCAGTGAGAGTGGAGAGATAA
- a CDS encoding D-alanine--D-alanine ligase, which yields MNKKSVAVVMGGYSDEYVVSLKSGQLIYDSLDRNLYDVYKVVVLKDEWYFLGENDKKYEINRGDFSVTLDNGETFKFDVCFNIIHGTPGENGILQAYWDAIGQKYTGCDFYQSALTFNKKDTLAVLSKYGIPSAKSIYLRKGEEINVDEIVSELNLPLFVKPNQSGSSLGISKVKEKSELIAATEIAFKEDNEILIESFLDGMEVSVGVIDFKGETIVLGITEIVPTNEFFDYEAKYEGASEEITPARIDDETTKRVEEIAKRAYDSLGMSGFSRSEYILMNGIPYMLEMNTNPGFSPASILPQQARHYGISIMDLCGNEVEKALNK from the coding sequence ATGAACAAAAAAAGTGTTGCCGTAGTAATGGGAGGCTATTCTGATGAATATGTCGTTTCTTTAAAAAGCGGACAATTGATTTATGATTCTTTAGACAGAAATCTCTATGATGTATATAAAGTAGTAGTCCTTAAAGATGAATGGTATTTTTTAGGAGAAAATGATAAAAAATACGAGATCAACAGGGGTGATTTTTCTGTAACATTAGATAATGGAGAAACCTTCAAGTTTGATGTCTGCTTCAATATCATCCATGGAACTCCGGGAGAAAACGGAATTCTTCAGGCATACTGGGATGCAATAGGTCAAAAATATACAGGATGTGATTTTTACCAGAGTGCTCTTACTTTCAATAAAAAAGATACTCTTGCCGTACTATCAAAGTATGGAATTCCTTCCGCGAAAAGCATCTATTTAAGAAAAGGTGAGGAAATCAATGTGGATGAGATTGTATCAGAATTAAATCTTCCATTATTTGTAAAACCTAACCAGTCCGGATCTTCTCTGGGAATCTCTAAAGTAAAGGAAAAATCTGAACTTATTGCCGCTACTGAAATTGCATTCAAGGAAGATAATGAAATTCTGATTGAAAGTTTCCTGGACGGTATGGAAGTTTCTGTAGGAGTTATTGATTTTAAAGGAGAAACCATCGTTTTAGGAATCACAGAAATTGTTCCTACCAATGAGTTTTTCGATTATGAAGCAAAGTATGAGGGTGCTTCTGAAGAAATTACACCAGCAAGAATTGATGATGAAACCACAAAAAGAGTGGAAGAAATTGCTAAAAGAGCATACGATTCATTAGGAATGAGCGGTTTTTCAAGAAGCGAATATATTTTAATGAATGGAATTCCTTACATGCTTGAAATGAATACCAATCCGGGATTCTCTCCTGCAAGTATTCTCCCACAACAGGCAAGACACTATGGAATTTCCATTATGGATCTTTGTGGAAATGAAGTTGAAAAAGCTTTAAATAAATAA
- a CDS encoding PASTA domain-containing protein — MLKSLFNWKVLLNLVIAIGVFAGLVWLTFRWLEHHTNHGQEIPVPNIVNKSIHDAVKILDDTGLEYEVDSANYNPKYRPFQVLQVYPAPGSRVKDGRTVHLTVNPRTWAPIAVPDVINKYSGLAFQRLDQVGLKIGDTIYEPSIQKDALLRILYKGNAVNPGARLPRFSVIDVVVGSGPMRNISIPNVVGLTVKEARAVITKSMFEVGLVEHEDGSNDESDIIYYQDPASGDVRDQGMQIDLWASKKTPAELRAKIEQLNSIYRMKVDTSLPPVRYEEVHNEPSYEAPPVQAPAPRRETPKPEVPKTETPKTQTTTSKPAASGTEKPKTSTAASTTVHTAKPAASTTTQQPAQKPKAKKVVVE; from the coding sequence ATGCTTAAATCACTTTTCAATTGGAAAGTTTTACTGAATTTAGTAATAGCCATCGGTGTTTTTGCAGGGTTGGTATGGCTCACATTTCGCTGGTTGGAACACCATACAAATCATGGACAGGAAATACCTGTTCCTAATATTGTTAATAAATCTATACATGACGCTGTTAAAATTTTAGATGATACCGGATTGGAATATGAAGTAGACAGTGCTAACTATAATCCTAAATACAGACCATTCCAGGTTCTTCAGGTTTATCCTGCACCGGGTTCCCGTGTAAAGGACGGAAGAACAGTACACCTTACAGTAAACCCGAGAACATGGGCTCCAATTGCCGTTCCGGATGTTATTAATAAATATTCAGGGCTGGCATTCCAGAGATTGGATCAGGTGGGTCTTAAAATTGGAGATACCATTTATGAACCGAGTATTCAGAAGGATGCCCTTTTAAGAATTTTATATAAAGGAAATGCTGTAAATCCGGGGGCACGTTTACCTAGATTTTCCGTTATTGATGTCGTGGTAGGATCAGGACCTATGAGAAATATTTCCATTCCAAATGTAGTAGGACTTACGGTAAAAGAAGCAAGAGCTGTCATTACCAAAAGTATGTTTGAAGTAGGATTGGTAGAGCATGAAGACGGAAGCAATGATGAATCGGATATTATTTATTATCAGGACCCGGCTTCAGGAGATGTTCGTGATCAGGGAATGCAGATTGACCTTTGGGCCAGTAAGAAAACTCCGGCAGAATTAAGAGCAAAAATAGAGCAGCTGAATTCTATTTACAGAATGAAAGTGGATACTTCACTTCCTCCGGTAAGATATGAAGAAGTGCACAATGAACCAAGCTATGAAGCACCGCCAGTACAAGCTCCTGCACCTAGAAGAGAGACTCCAAAACCTGAAGTGCCAAAAACTGAGACCCCTAAGACTCAGACAACGACTTCTAAACCTGCAGCTTCAGGAACAGAGAAGCCTAAAACTTCTACTGCCGCCTCTACTACAGTACACACAGCTAAACCAGCCGCTTCAACAACTACACAACAGCCTGCTCAAAAGCCAAAAGCTAAGAAGGTAGTCGTAGAATAA
- a CDS encoding PorP/SprF family type IX secretion system membrane protein: MRKLYAIVCLALLSNAYKAQESLPYYQQYLLDGEFLFNPAQYGKTDYVQLNANYQQQFSKFNNSPNVQSIGINANIFDRVGAGISVFRDSNGPISAGGITAGASYFIPLSSEGDRKDQFSFGTSVNFYNMNFDYSKINTEEGGDPLLRGEESNIFMVYANFGLAATYRGLFGGVSVNDIALSNDASIVNNYEPSPIKFFLNLGYNWNIADNITLAPSALINLNTNSTRMIDWNLMATFSNDINAFSFGVSYRTVQNRFDNQNLSISPIVKVRFNKFMIGATYNLGISDIQSYGGNSFMIGLGYNFDNFINVRGFRY, encoded by the coding sequence ATGAGAAAACTATATGCTATCGTATGTTTAGCTCTTTTGTCAAATGCATACAAAGCACAAGAATCACTACCATACTATCAGCAATATCTTTTGGATGGTGAGTTCCTGTTCAACCCAGCTCAATACGGAAAAACAGATTACGTACAGCTCAACGCCAATTATCAACAACAATTTTCAAAGTTCAACAATTCTCCGAATGTACAGTCAATCGGGATTAATGCGAATATCTTTGATAGAGTAGGTGCTGGTATTTCCGTATTCAGAGATAGTAATGGACCTATTTCTGCAGGGGGAATCACAGCTGGTGCTTCATATTTTATTCCTCTAAGTAGTGAAGGAGATAGAAAAGACCAGTTCTCTTTCGGTACAAGTGTTAACTTCTATAACATGAACTTTGATTATTCTAAAATTAATACTGAAGAAGGAGGCGACCCGTTATTGAGAGGTGAGGAAAGTAATATCTTCATGGTGTATGCGAACTTCGGTTTGGCTGCTACCTATAGAGGCTTATTCGGAGGTGTTTCCGTAAATGATATCGCATTAAGCAATGATGCTTCTATCGTAAACAACTACGAGCCTTCTCCAATTAAATTCTTCTTAAACTTAGGATATAACTGGAACATTGCTGATAATATTACATTAGCACCATCAGCATTAATCAACCTTAATACAAACTCAACGAGAATGATAGACTGGAACCTTATGGCTACATTCTCTAATGATATCAATGCATTCTCTTTCGGGGTTAGCTACAGAACGGTTCAGAACAGATTTGATAATCAGAACCTGAGTATTTCTCCAATTGTAAAAGTGAGATTCAACAAATTCATGATCGGAGCAACTTATAACCTTGGAATATCTGATATCCAGAGTTATGGTGGAAACAGTTTCATGATTGGTCTTGGTTATAACTTTGACAACTTTATTAATGTTAGAGGATTTAGATACTAA